The Thermocrinis ruber genome has a window encoding:
- the cfiA gene encoding 2-oxoglutarate carboxylase large subunit, protein MHAVEIIEQIREDLKELEKKGFRKKILITDLTPRDGQQCKLATRVRTDDLLPLCEKMDKVGFYAVEVWGGATYDVCLRYLKEDPWERLRRIKEVMPNTKLQMLFRGQNIVGYRPKSDKLVYKFVERSIANGITVFRVFDALNDNRNIATAVKAIKELGGEVHAEISYTRSPIHTYQKWIEYALEIAEMGADWLSFKDATGIIMPLETYAIIKGIKEATQGKLPVLLHNHDMSGTAIVNHMMAILAGVDMVDTVLSPLAFGSSHPATESVVAMLEGTPFDTGLDLKLIDECAEIARQIKKKYKKYETEYAGVNAKVLIHKIPGGMISNMVAQLIEANALDKIEEALKEVPNVERDLGYPPLLTPSSQIVGVQAVLNVISGERYKVITKEVRDYVEGKYGRPPGPISKELAKKILGPGKEPDFSIRAADLADPNDWDKAYEETKALLGREPTDEEVLLYALFPMQAKDFFIAREKGELKPEPIEELTETTEVKPGTVPGAAPVEFEIIYHGEKFKVKVEGVSAHQESGKPRKYYIRVDGRLEEVQLTPLLEAIPAGGVSQAVAQQLEEKGIPKATQPGDATAPMPGRVVRILVEEGQPVQEGQTVAIVEAMKMENEIHAPITGVVKKIFAKPGDNVIPEDAILRIEPVKGDSDTYG, encoded by the coding sequence ATGCATGCAGTTGAAATAATTGAGCAGATAAGAGAGGACCTAAAAGAGCTTGAGAAGAAGGGCTTCAGGAAGAAGATCCTCATAACAGACCTTACGCCCCGGGATGGACAGCAGTGCAAACTGGCAACCAGGGTGAGAACCGACGACCTTTTGCCACTCTGTGAGAAGATGGACAAGGTGGGCTTTTACGCGGTGGAGGTGTGGGGCGGTGCCACCTACGACGTTTGCCTCAGGTATCTGAAGGAGGACCCTTGGGAGAGGCTCAGGCGTATAAAGGAGGTAATGCCCAACACTAAACTCCAGATGCTATTTAGAGGTCAAAACATCGTAGGCTACAGACCAAAGTCCGACAAGCTTGTTTATAAGTTTGTGGAGAGGTCCATAGCCAACGGTATAACCGTCTTCAGGGTCTTTGACGCTTTGAACGATAATAGAAACATAGCAACCGCAGTTAAGGCAATAAAGGAACTGGGTGGTGAGGTGCACGCAGAGATATCTTACACAAGAAGCCCCATACACACCTACCAGAAGTGGATAGAGTATGCCCTTGAGATCGCGGAGATGGGTGCGGACTGGCTGTCCTTTAAGGATGCCACCGGCATCATCATGCCCTTAGAAACCTATGCCATCATAAAGGGTATAAAGGAGGCAACCCAAGGAAAACTCCCCGTGCTACTTCACAACCATGACATGAGCGGAACCGCAATAGTGAATCATATGATGGCGATCCTTGCGGGTGTGGATATGGTGGATACGGTGCTATCTCCACTAGCCTTTGGTTCTTCCCACCCTGCCACAGAATCAGTGGTTGCCATGCTGGAGGGTACACCCTTTGACACAGGGCTTGACCTAAAACTCATTGACGAATGCGCAGAGATTGCCAGACAGATAAAGAAAAAATACAAAAAGTATGAAACCGAGTATGCGGGCGTCAATGCAAAGGTTCTCATTCACAAGATCCCCGGCGGTATGATCTCCAACATGGTAGCCCAACTCATAGAAGCCAACGCCCTTGACAAGATAGAGGAAGCCCTAAAGGAAGTGCCCAACGTGGAGAGGGACCTTGGCTATCCACCCTTGCTAACACCATCCTCTCAGATCGTGGGTGTGCAGGCAGTTCTGAACGTGATAAGCGGAGAGAGGTACAAGGTGATCACCAAGGAAGTGAGGGACTACGTGGAGGGCAAGTATGGAAGACCACCCGGTCCCATCTCCAAGGAGTTGGCGAAGAAGATCCTCGGTCCCGGAAAAGAGCCAGACTTCTCCATAAGGGCTGCAGACCTGGCAGACCCCAACGACTGGGACAAAGCTTACGAAGAGACAAAAGCCCTGCTTGGCAGAGAACCCACCGACGAGGAAGTTCTACTCTATGCCCTCTTCCCCATGCAAGCCAAGGATTTCTTCATAGCAAGGGAGAAGGGAGAACTCAAGCCAGAGCCCATAGAAGAGCTGACGGAAACCACAGAGGTTAAGCCCGGCACGGTGCCTGGCGCAGCACCCGTAGAGTTTGAGATCATCTATCACGGCGAAAAGTTCAAGGTAAAGGTGGAAGGCGTAAGCGCCCACCAGGAGTCCGGAAAGCCAAGGAAGTACTACATCAGAGTGGATGGAAGACTGGAAGAGGTTCAGCTTACTCCATTACTGGAAGCCATACCCGCCGGTGGAGTATCTCAGGCGGTGGCACAGCAGTTGGAGGAAAAGGGCATTCCCAAGGCTACCCAGCCCGGAGACGCAACCGCACCCATGCCCGGTAGGGTGGTAAGGATCCTTGTGGAAGAGGGTCAGCCTGTCCAAGAAGGGCAAACGGTGGCAATAGTGGAAGCCATGAAGATGGAAAACGAGATCCACGCACCCATAACCGGCGTGGTAAAGAAGATCTTTGCAAAACCGGGAGACAACGTCATACCGGAGGATGCCATTTTGAGGATAGAACCAGTTAAAGGCGATTCCGATACCTACGGTTGA